From a single Lewinella sp. LCG006 genomic region:
- a CDS encoding serine hydrolase domain-containing protein: MKNRNAILLVFLVFLFVQLDAQYYPEKWVWEERTPSSQGFDAALLDSAVSFALNNEYSGQKDLRLAILEGFSREPGHALQGPTKARGGPAGIILKNGYIVAQWGDVQRVDMTFSVTKSYLSTIAGLALEDGLIQSVKDPVKDYVWDGTFDGEHNGKITWEHLLHQTSDWSGALFGLYDWADRPDREGSFDEWRYRELHEPGTHYKYNDVRVNVLAYSLLQVWRRPLPQVLKERIMDPIGASTSWRWYGYDNTWVNIDGVEMQSVSGGGHHGGGIFINTLDHARLGLLFARKGQWQGQQLIAKSWTDMIQTPTPANASYGYMWWLNQGERAWEGVPGHLYYAAGFGGNFIVVDEQNDLVIVTRWLQPSEIGEMVRRVYQSRK; encoded by the coding sequence ATGAAAAATCGCAACGCCATCCTCCTCGTCTTTTTGGTCTTCCTTTTTGTGCAGCTTGATGCCCAGTACTACCCCGAAAAATGGGTGTGGGAAGAACGAACGCCCTCTTCCCAAGGTTTTGATGCGGCCCTGCTCGACTCCGCCGTGAGCTTTGCGCTCAACAACGAATACAGCGGGCAAAAAGACCTGCGACTGGCCATCCTCGAAGGTTTTAGTCGGGAACCAGGGCACGCGCTCCAAGGGCCCACCAAAGCGCGTGGCGGCCCAGCGGGGATCATCCTCAAAAACGGCTATATCGTCGCGCAGTGGGGCGATGTACAACGGGTAGATATGACCTTTAGCGTCACCAAAAGCTATTTGTCAACGATCGCCGGATTGGCCCTCGAAGATGGGCTCATCCAGTCGGTAAAAGACCCCGTGAAAGACTACGTTTGGGACGGCACTTTCGACGGCGAGCACAATGGCAAAATCACCTGGGAGCACCTCCTGCACCAAACCTCCGACTGGTCGGGCGCCCTCTTTGGCCTCTACGACTGGGCCGACCGCCCCGATCGCGAGGGCTCCTTTGATGAATGGCGCTACCGCGAGCTGCACGAGCCGGGTACGCACTACAAATACAACGATGTCCGTGTCAACGTGCTGGCCTATTCCCTACTGCAAGTGTGGCGGCGGCCGCTACCCCAGGTCCTCAAAGAAAGGATCATGGACCCCATCGGTGCCAGCACAAGCTGGCGCTGGTATGGCTACGACAATACCTGGGTCAATATAGATGGTGTAGAGATGCAATCCGTCAGCGGCGGTGGCCATCACGGCGGCGGCATCTTCATCAATACCCTGGACCACGCCCGCCTGGGCCTCTTGTTTGCCCGCAAGGGACAATGGCAAGGCCAACAACTGATCGCCAAATCCTGGACTGACATGATCCAGACGCCCACCCCGGCCAACGCCAGCTACGGCTACATGTGGTGGCTCAACCAGGGCGAACGCGCCTGGGAAGGCGTACCCGGCCACCTGTACTACGCCGCCGGCTTTGGGGGCAACTTCATCGTCGTAGACGAACAAAACGATCTCGTCATCGTCACCCGCTGGCTACAGCCTTCGGAGATTGGGGAGATGGTGAGGAGGGTTTATCAAAGTCGGAAATGA
- a CDS encoding serine hydrolase: MSKTILFFSVFFACMLFGNSPVTTISPMLEEEVVEAAPFQPLRSMADADLQTALENVLNRNPQWQSLIRNKKMAVSLVDMRQENAPRLANVNGDHMMYAASLPKIAVLLAAMDALEKGELVETPEITSDMRQMIARSNNAATTRMIDRLGFAKIQAVMTDPAYKLYDPEQGGGIWVGKRYGSGGGRNPDPIKGLSHAATTTQVCRFYYLMSQKKFVTPERSEQMMSIMVDPELHHKFVNTLDRIAPDAKVFRKSGSWQTYHSDSVMVMGPNRQYILSALIDDANGEVICRELVTAIEQALAIASVQS; the protein is encoded by the coding sequence ATGTCAAAAACTATATTGTTTTTCTCTGTTTTCTTCGCCTGTATGCTTTTTGGTAATTCCCCGGTAACTACGATCAGCCCGATGCTTGAAGAGGAAGTCGTTGAGGCGGCTCCTTTCCAACCATTGCGTAGTATGGCCGATGCGGATTTGCAAACAGCTTTGGAAAATGTACTCAACCGCAATCCACAATGGCAATCCTTGATTCGCAACAAAAAAATGGCCGTTAGCCTGGTGGATATGAGACAGGAGAACGCTCCACGCTTGGCCAATGTCAACGGCGACCACATGATGTACGCCGCTAGCTTACCGAAAATTGCTGTGCTGCTTGCTGCTATGGACGCCCTCGAAAAAGGCGAACTTGTTGAGACGCCAGAAATTACCAGTGACATGCGGCAAATGATTGCTCGCTCGAACAACGCAGCGACGACCCGCATGATCGACCGTCTGGGTTTTGCTAAAATCCAGGCCGTTATGACCGACCCTGCCTACAAACTCTACGATCCTGAACAGGGAGGAGGAATTTGGGTAGGCAAGCGCTACGGCAGTGGCGGCGGGCGCAATCCAGACCCCATCAAAGGGCTTAGCCACGCAGCTACGACCACGCAGGTATGCCGTTTCTACTACCTGATGTCACAGAAAAAATTCGTCACACCTGAACGCTCAGAGCAGATGATGTCGATTATGGTTGATCCTGAGTTGCACCACAAATTTGTCAATACGCTGGATCGGATCGCTCCGGATGCTAAGGTCTTCCGTAAATCTGGCTCTTGGCAAACTTACCACTCTGATTCAGTGATGGTGATGGGCCCCAACCGCCAATACATCCTTTCTGCTTTGATCGATGATGCAAACGGTGAGGTCATTTGCCGCGAATTGGTAACGGCCATTGAACAAGCTTTGGCCATTGCTTCGGTACAATCCTAA
- a CDS encoding serine hydrolase: protein MLRSVILLLVLMVSIPSLSFAYPIDGYLYTGIRRLLRLERIILGEIDEKMPPNGALLTTEQIKLNLYNADHGPMLDYPTPDPALQETLNGLFPNLNESYSVALLDVTPGRPIRYADRQPTRGFQPGSVGKLAVLAGLFCELENIYPFNFDARIALLKERVVRGGPFAVYDEHTVPFYELDGGKYYKRQVRESDEFSLFEWADHMVSVSNNGAASVLWREVLLMRVFQSEYPCLNETDVQEYLKNTPRKELMDLAIDVVSCPLVALGIDPEEWRLGLMFTRGASNIIPGQGGSIGSPKGLMKFLIALESGRVTDPRSSLEMKRLLYMTDRRIRYGTSEALDDAALYFKSGSLYSCDPNKRGPCGKYAGNRFNYMNSVAIVEQPEGAKYIVVLMSNVLSKNSNFDHRRLAGQIDAIVRQEQ, encoded by the coding sequence ATGCTACGTTCTGTAATACTTTTGCTGGTACTGATGGTGAGTATACCATCCTTGAGTTTTGCTTATCCTATCGATGGCTACCTTTATACGGGGATTCGTCGTTTATTAAGACTTGAGCGCATTATTCTGGGCGAAATCGATGAAAAGATGCCCCCCAACGGCGCTTTACTAACGACGGAGCAGATCAAGCTCAATTTGTACAATGCTGATCATGGTCCAATGCTCGATTACCCAACGCCCGACCCTGCTTTACAAGAAACACTCAACGGGCTGTTTCCCAACCTCAATGAGAGTTATTCCGTAGCCTTACTCGACGTTACCCCAGGACGCCCCATTCGCTACGCAGACCGGCAGCCTACGCGTGGCTTCCAGCCAGGAAGTGTTGGCAAGCTCGCGGTTTTAGCCGGCTTGTTTTGTGAACTGGAAAATATCTATCCTTTCAATTTCGATGCGCGTATAGCTTTGCTCAAAGAGCGGGTTGTACGAGGTGGTCCTTTTGCTGTGTACGATGAGCATACCGTTCCTTTTTACGAATTGGACGGGGGGAAGTATTACAAACGACAGGTAAGGGAAAGCGACGAGTTTAGCCTTTTTGAATGGGCTGACCACATGGTTTCTGTGAGCAACAATGGTGCTGCTTCGGTACTTTGGCGCGAAGTGTTGTTGATGCGCGTCTTTCAGTCGGAGTATCCTTGCCTGAACGAAACGGATGTACAAGAATACCTGAAAAACACCCCCCGTAAAGAGTTGATGGATTTAGCTATCGACGTGGTAAGCTGTCCACTGGTTGCGCTGGGTATCGACCCCGAGGAATGGCGGTTAGGGCTGATGTTTACCCGCGGTGCCAGTAACATTATCCCCGGGCAAGGGGGGAGTATTGGTAGCCCCAAGGGCTTGATGAAATTCCTGATCGCGCTGGAAAGTGGACGGGTGACGGATCCTCGCTCCAGCCTGGAGATGAAGCGCCTGTTGTATATGACGGATCGCCGAATTCGCTACGGTACTTCCGAGGCCTTGGATGATGCCGCCTTGTATTTTAAATCGGGTAGCCTTTACAGTTGTGATCCCAACAAGCGTGGGCCCTGTGGCAAATACGCGGGCAATCGCTTCAACTACATGAACTCAGTAGCCATTGTGGAGCAACCCGAAGGTGCGAAATACATTGTGGTATTGATGAGTAATGTGCTTAGCAAAAACTCCAATTTCGATCACCGTCGTCTGGCGGGCCAAATTGACGCTATTGTCAGGCAGGAGCAATAG
- a CDS encoding PEP/pyruvate-binding domain-containing protein, which translates to MVLRLLFLLFIIAFVTPHTLVAQEIKNPEAVKEQITEWRGLIRGPYRDIRWFCSDGTVREPKDPCPNDKDAIQRARLSPELIRYGKDYHFFPAQILAGGEKADFWDASYQQSRLKQYQIDKYLQLNDNGWILERGQYYRGAFQIEDEQKWGKDFLIWALADEDKLTENFFLLRQAVQRIPHREDTPGTIDMRALSKILSESYTKFMDLRVKIHGQPDRTDLAAVRAFKKEHEAAFKPDQLQTMNELIEVMEQHYSFDRYEEIKQQLKGLPADHPLRGKVNDYLAYFHKDSPDIAHISATSDLMRDIRDEIMSLSRGSYRLAAMDISLMLEQVLYRTAGKQKKPTVLEQLEEICYLEQATAASGYLAPWEWYRYSSDQWSVPDSTTMPLGALLFSAEQSRRLLEWSTNLARSLYGKELEMFTSIEPKARTFIDDLIRSSVLLPLGMSVERLSAFAAAEADLKNDIAALSNPSTMRGLNPGFAKGELVVIDEASEDMEIDPKKIYVFDHPPADLKPVAGIATVSEGNMVSHVQLLARNLAIPNAVLSEENLNDLKRWNGDEVFYAVSPGGTIILKPAKKMSDQEKELFAVKERSEERVTVPLDKMQLETRRIINLRELNAASSGRWCGPKAANLGQLKQMFPEQVVEGFVLPFGLFKAHMEQTIPGRDLSYWAFLQQGFKTAEQERSAGKSEAEIETNLLAHLGELRTMLETIPFLPGFQQEFRDSFARILNQPFGELPVFLRSDTNMEDLKDFTGAGLNKTIFNVRDEQKIWQGIREVWISPYTERSFKWRQRYLNNPENVYPSLLVIPGVNVDYSGVVITQNVSNGRLDEITAAFSRGVGGAVDGQRAETYTIFPTGHIAMLSPAREVNYLYLPTTGGTNKGVDPLANPLLNLRNLTSIKNLSDFVEANYPREEGSKPITYDMEMGFKDDHLWLFQVRPFVENKQAAASGYLQSINPRYEPYQAVDLTQKI; encoded by the coding sequence ATGGTATTACGCTTGCTATTCCTATTGTTCATTATTGCTTTTGTTACGCCACATACCCTTGTTGCTCAGGAGATTAAAAACCCAGAAGCAGTAAAGGAACAGATCACCGAATGGCGCGGCCTCATACGCGGCCCTTACCGCGATATTCGCTGGTTTTGTAGCGATGGCACCGTACGTGAGCCTAAAGACCCCTGCCCAAATGATAAGGATGCCATCCAGCGTGCCCGCCTATCGCCGGAGCTGATTCGTTACGGCAAGGATTACCATTTCTTCCCGGCCCAAATTCTGGCTGGTGGTGAAAAGGCCGACTTCTGGGATGCTTCCTACCAACAATCCAGACTGAAGCAGTACCAGATCGACAAGTACTTGCAACTCAATGACAATGGTTGGATACTGGAGCGTGGCCAATACTACCGGGGGGCTTTCCAGATCGAAGACGAGCAAAAATGGGGTAAGGATTTCCTCATCTGGGCCCTGGCCGATGAGGACAAATTGACCGAAAATTTCTTCCTCCTCCGGCAAGCCGTGCAGCGTATCCCACACCGCGAAGATACTCCCGGAACCATTGATATGCGGGCGCTTTCCAAAATTTTGTCCGAGTCCTACACCAAGTTCATGGACCTGCGGGTAAAAATACATGGCCAGCCTGACCGTACCGATTTGGCGGCGGTACGTGCCTTCAAAAAGGAACACGAAGCCGCTTTCAAGCCTGATCAGCTACAAACCATGAACGAGCTGATCGAGGTGATGGAGCAACATTACAGCTTTGATCGCTACGAAGAAATCAAGCAGCAATTGAAAGGCCTCCCTGCTGATCATCCACTGCGGGGAAAGGTGAATGACTACCTGGCTTATTTTCATAAAGACAGCCCCGACATTGCGCACATCTCGGCTACCTCCGACCTGATGCGGGATATCCGCGATGAAATCATGAGCTTGTCGCGAGGATCGTACCGGTTGGCGGCCATGGACATCAGCCTGATGCTAGAGCAGGTGCTTTACCGTACGGCGGGTAAGCAAAAAAAGCCAACCGTCCTGGAGCAGCTGGAAGAAATTTGCTACCTGGAGCAAGCCACCGCGGCCAGCGGCTACCTCGCACCCTGGGAATGGTACCGCTACTCTTCTGACCAGTGGTCGGTGCCAGACAGTACAACGATGCCACTGGGGGCTTTGCTGTTCAGTGCTGAGCAGTCTCGCCGCTTGTTGGAATGGTCGACCAACCTGGCGCGTTCCCTTTACGGAAAAGAATTGGAGATGTTTACGAGCATCGAACCCAAGGCGCGCACCTTCATCGACGACCTGATTCGCTCTTCGGTATTGTTGCCGTTGGGGATGTCGGTAGAGCGTCTGAGTGCTTTTGCGGCGGCGGAGGCCGATCTGAAAAACGATATTGCGGCCTTGAGCAATCCGTCTACGATGCGCGGCCTGAACCCTGGTTTTGCCAAAGGAGAACTGGTGGTCATCGACGAAGCCAGCGAAGACATGGAGATTGATCCCAAGAAAATCTACGTTTTTGATCACCCACCTGCCGACCTCAAGCCTGTCGCGGGCATTGCTACCGTCTCCGAAGGCAACATGGTTTCCCATGTGCAGCTGTTGGCGCGCAACCTGGCCATCCCCAATGCAGTGCTCAGTGAAGAAAACCTCAACGACCTGAAACGCTGGAATGGCGATGAAGTCTTCTACGCGGTCTCCCCTGGTGGCACGATCATCCTGAAGCCCGCCAAGAAGATGTCGGACCAGGAAAAAGAACTATTTGCCGTCAAGGAGCGCAGTGAAGAACGGGTGACGGTGCCCCTGGATAAGATGCAATTGGAAACCCGCCGGATTATCAATTTGCGGGAGTTGAACGCCGCTTCTTCGGGCCGTTGGTGTGGCCCCAAAGCTGCCAACCTCGGACAGCTCAAGCAGATGTTTCCCGAGCAGGTGGTAGAAGGTTTTGTGTTGCCTTTCGGCTTGTTCAAAGCCCACATGGAGCAAACCATTCCGGGGCGCGACCTCTCTTACTGGGCGTTTTTACAGCAAGGGTTTAAAACGGCTGAGCAAGAACGTTCGGCAGGTAAAAGTGAGGCGGAGATTGAAACCAACTTGCTCGCCCATCTCGGAGAACTGCGTACCATGTTGGAGACCATTCCTTTTTTACCTGGTTTTCAGCAAGAGTTTCGCGACTCATTTGCCCGTATTTTGAACCAGCCTTTCGGCGAATTGCCTGTCTTCCTGAGGAGTGATACCAATATGGAAGACCTGAAAGACTTTACCGGCGCTGGCCTGAACAAGACCATCTTCAACGTTCGTGACGAGCAGAAAATCTGGCAAGGTATCCGCGAAGTGTGGATTTCGCCTTATACTGAGCGGAGCTTCAAGTGGCGGCAGCGCTACCTCAACAACCCCGAAAATGTCTACCCCTCGCTTTTAGTAATTCCTGGGGTCAATGTTGATTATTCCGGGGTGGTGATCACCCAAAATGTCAGCAATGGCCGTTTAGATGAGATCACCGCCGCCTTTAGCCGTGGGGTAGGAGGGGCCGTCGATGGCCAGCGTGCCGAAACGTACACCATCTTTCCCACGGGACACATTGCCATGCTGAGCCCCGCACGGGAAGTCAATTACCTTTATCTGCCCACAACTGGAGGAACGAATAAAGGCGTTGATCCGCTGGCGAACCCCCTGCTCAACCTGCGCAACCTCACGAGCATCAAAAACCTTAGTGATTTTGTCGAAGCCAACTATCCTCGGGAAGAAGGCAGTAAACCCATTACTTACGATATGGAAATGGGCTTCAAAGACGATCATTTATGGTTGTTCCAGGTACGGCCTTTTGTGGAAAACAAGCAGGCTGCCGCTTCCGGTTATCTCCAGTCTATTAACCCCCGTTACGAACCCTACCAAGCGGTAGATTTGACCCAAAAAATTTAA
- a CDS encoding prolipoprotein diacylglyceryl transferase: MNVHLILEYLAFFLAFRYYVFLRKRQEDTISSDNRLSIIIGAIFGALLGSRLVGYLENPVLISSAEQFVQLMNTKTIMGGLFGGLLGVELAKKIIGEKQSSGDLFTLPIIVGIFIGRIGCFLMGTKEFTYGKVTTFPLGMDLGDGLLRHPLALYELVFLAGLFWLLKRFRETKDLESGMLFKLFMLSYFGFRFLLEFLKPNVFFVLGLSSIQWLCVICFVYYKIEQRSKSRSPNRLD, translated from the coding sequence ATCAACGTCCATCTCATTTTGGAGTATTTGGCGTTTTTTCTGGCCTTCCGTTATTATGTTTTTTTGCGTAAGCGGCAAGAAGACACTATCTCTTCCGACAATCGCTTATCCATTATCATCGGTGCCATCTTTGGGGCTTTGCTAGGGTCTCGCCTGGTGGGTTACCTAGAAAACCCTGTCCTGATTTCTTCTGCCGAACAGTTCGTACAATTGATGAATACCAAGACCATCATGGGCGGCCTGTTCGGTGGACTACTAGGAGTAGAACTCGCTAAAAAGATCATTGGCGAAAAACAGTCCTCGGGCGACCTCTTTACGCTTCCCATTATCGTGGGAATTTTCATTGGTAGAATTGGCTGTTTCCTGATGGGCACCAAAGAATTCACTTACGGCAAAGTCACCACCTTCCCGCTGGGCATGGACCTCGGCGATGGCCTGTTGCGGCATCCCCTCGCCCTGTACGAGCTGGTCTTTCTGGCCGGATTGTTTTGGTTGCTAAAACGCTTTCGCGAAACAAAAGACCTCGAAAGTGGAATGTTGTTCAAACTGTTCATGTTGTCCTACTTCGGCTTCCGCTTTTTGCTGGAATTCCTCAAGCCCAATGTTTTCTTTGTGTTGGGGCTGAGTAGTATTCAGTGGTTATGTGTAATTTGTTTTGTGTACTATAAAATAGAGCAACGCAGCAAATCAAGATCACCTAATCGCCTGGACTAA
- a CDS encoding radical SAM protein translates to MPTRNYTYYDFTLSLCPQCLKRIDAKIVFEDEKVYMLKRCPEHGRSKVLIADDIAYYKNIRNYNKPSETPYKFNTATHYGCPYDCGLCPDHEQHSCLTVVEVTDRCNLSCPTCYAGSSPTYGRHRTLDEIKAMLDAVVENEKEPDVVQISGGEPTIHPQFFEILDYAKSLPIKHLMLNTNGIMIAKDQAFVERLASYQPDFEIYLQFDSFKKEVLETMRGANLTKIREEALARLNALNLSTTLVVTLQKNLNDDEIGKIIDFALKQKCVRGVTLQPTQIAGRLENFDAQTDRITLTEVRRKILEQTNVFQADDLIPVPCNPDALVMGYALKLGDEVVPLTRYINPVDLLDNSKNTIIYEQDEQLHGKMIELFSTGNSVDSASENLHSILCCLPRIDAPNLGYDNLFRVIIMQFIDAYNFDVRAIKKSCVHIVNKDNKIIPFETMNLFYRDDKLAYLKTLQNQA, encoded by the coding sequence ATGCCTACCAGAAACTACACCTATTACGACTTCACCCTCAGCCTCTGCCCGCAGTGCCTCAAGCGGATTGATGCCAAAATTGTCTTTGAAGACGAGAAGGTGTACATGCTCAAGCGCTGTCCCGAACATGGCCGCAGCAAAGTGTTGATCGCCGACGATATTGCTTACTACAAAAACATCCGCAACTACAACAAGCCCTCCGAGACGCCCTATAAGTTCAATACCGCGACTCACTACGGCTGCCCTTACGACTGTGGTTTGTGCCCCGACCACGAGCAGCATTCCTGCCTCACGGTGGTGGAGGTCACCGATCGTTGCAACCTCAGCTGCCCTACCTGTTATGCGGGCTCCTCCCCTACCTACGGGCGGCATCGCACCCTCGACGAGATCAAAGCCATGCTAGACGCGGTGGTTGAGAACGAAAAGGAACCCGACGTGGTGCAAATCAGCGGCGGCGAACCAACCATTCATCCGCAGTTTTTCGAAATATTGGATTACGCCAAGTCGCTGCCCATCAAGCACCTGATGCTCAATACCAATGGCATCATGATTGCCAAAGACCAGGCTTTCGTCGAAAGGCTGGCCAGCTATCAGCCCGATTTTGAAATCTATCTTCAGTTCGATTCTTTCAAAAAAGAGGTACTGGAAACCATGCGCGGGGCCAATCTTACGAAAATAAGGGAAGAAGCACTGGCCCGGCTGAACGCCCTGAACCTGTCGACCACGCTGGTCGTCACCCTACAGAAAAACCTCAATGACGATGAAATTGGCAAGATCATTGACTTTGCTTTAAAGCAAAAATGTGTGCGGGGTGTTACCCTGCAGCCCACCCAAATAGCCGGGCGACTGGAAAACTTTGATGCCCAAACGGATCGCATCACCCTCACGGAAGTACGCCGTAAAATCCTGGAACAAACCAATGTTTTTCAGGCCGACGACCTCATTCCCGTGCCCTGCAACCCGGATGCCCTCGTCATGGGCTACGCTCTCAAATTAGGCGACGAAGTAGTGCCCCTCACCCGCTACATCAATCCCGTCGACCTGCTGGACAACAGCAAGAACACCATCATTTACGAGCAAGATGAGCAGCTACACGGCAAGATGATTGAGCTCTTCTCCACTGGCAACTCGGTGGACAGTGCCAGTGAGAACCTGCATTCCATCTTGTGCTGCCTGCCTCGTATTGATGCGCCGAACCTGGGGTACGACAACCTCTTCCGGGTCATCATCATGCAGTTTATTGATGCTTACAATTTCGATGTGCGGGCGATCAAAAAATCCTGTGTTCACATCGTGAACAAAGACAACAAAATCATCCCGTTTGAGACCATGAACCTGTTTTATCGCGATGATAAACTGGCTTATTTGAAAACCCTCCAAAATCAAGCATGA
- a CDS encoding ArsR/SmtB family transcription factor, translated as MRRDVFNAIADPTRRGILMSLTKESHNVNALAEKFDMTRQAVSLHVKYLQECGVISIKQEGRERYCNLEAQKLAEVADWLQPFKEIWEARFSNLDDLLDQLKSQNKK; from the coding sequence ATGAGAAGAGATGTATTCAATGCCATAGCAGACCCTACCAGGAGAGGGATTCTCATGTCCCTGACCAAAGAATCACATAATGTAAATGCTTTGGCGGAAAAGTTTGACATGACCAGGCAAGCCGTTTCGCTGCATGTGAAATATTTGCAAGAATGTGGGGTCATCTCTATAAAGCAAGAAGGCAGAGAACGCTACTGCAATTTGGAAGCACAAAAATTAGCGGAGGTAGCGGATTGGCTGCAACCTTTTAAAGAAATTTGGGAAGCTCGATTCAGCAACCTGGATGACTTATTAGACCAATTAAAATCACAAAACAAGAAATAA
- a CDS encoding SRPBCC domain-containing protein, protein MNKTNFTAEQNKLTVTRTFDAPLELVWRAWTEAELLDQWWAPKPWQSKTKSMAFKEGGTRLYAMIGPEGEEHWGITTYTSIAPTTSFSGEDAFCDSDGLINEEFPVATFVNQFVANENQTTVKIETAYASEEQLKQVIAMGMKEGLSLAFEHLDEFIKQKFKLMGDLKTDGQARVTTYLNFPGTTEKAFTFYKSVFKTEFSGNGIQRFGDLPQEQGQAPVPEDIKKMVLHAELPILGGHVLMATDAPKEMGFTLEQGNNMHICLEPDSREETQRLFDALSEGGKIIMPLEDMFFGAFFGSCTDQFGINWMFNFKM, encoded by the coding sequence ATGAATAAAACAAATTTCACCGCTGAGCAAAACAAACTAACGGTCACAAGAACTTTTGATGCTCCCCTGGAACTCGTCTGGAGAGCCTGGACAGAAGCCGAACTACTAGATCAATGGTGGGCACCGAAACCCTGGCAATCCAAAACCAAATCAATGGCTTTTAAAGAAGGGGGCACTCGTCTTTATGCGATGATTGGGCCGGAAGGAGAAGAGCATTGGGGGATAACCACCTATACAAGTATTGCGCCCACTACTTCCTTCTCCGGCGAAGATGCTTTTTGTGACAGTGACGGTCTGATAAACGAAGAATTTCCAGTAGCCACCTTCGTCAATCAGTTTGTCGCCAACGAAAATCAAACTACCGTAAAGATCGAAACAGCATATGCCTCCGAAGAACAATTGAAGCAAGTCATAGCAATGGGCATGAAGGAAGGTTTGAGTTTAGCTTTTGAACACCTGGATGAATTTATCAAACAAAAATTCAAATTGATGGGTGATTTGAAAACAGATGGCCAAGCCAGAGTAACTACTTATCTCAATTTTCCTGGAACAACGGAAAAAGCATTCACGTTTTACAAATCTGTCTTCAAAACAGAATTTTCAGGAAATGGCATTCAAAGGTTTGGCGACCTTCCTCAAGAACAAGGGCAAGCTCCCGTACCTGAAGATATCAAAAAAATGGTGCTGCATGCTGAACTCCCTATTCTAGGCGGCCATGTGCTAATGGCAACCGATGCTCCCAAAGAAATGGGGTTTACTTTAGAACAAGGCAACAATATGCACATCTGCCTCGAACCAGATTCCCGCGAAGAAACTCAACGTTTATTTGATGCACTATCTGAAGGAGGAAAGATTATTATGCCTTTGGAAGACATGTTTTTTGGAGCTTTCTTCGGAAGTTGTACCGATCAATTTGGAATCAATTGGATGTTTAACTTTAAAATGTAA
- a CDS encoding DoxX family membrane protein, whose product MKTTTIIIRILVGALFVFGAVAYFLNLFPAPELTGDMKTFNDGLEASGYLVPLIKAIELICGIAFLTGRFVPLAVVVIFPIVVNIVAVHIFLAPEGLAVALFLLFSTLFLAYRNKHHYEGLFVIKSLPSPHHAKDGSISLP is encoded by the coding sequence ATGAAAACAACCACCATCATCATTCGTATTCTGGTAGGAGCACTATTCGTTTTCGGAGCTGTTGCCTATTTTTTAAATCTGTTTCCTGCCCCGGAGTTGACAGGAGACATGAAAACCTTTAATGACGGTTTAGAAGCCTCCGGCTATTTAGTACCACTTATCAAAGCCATCGAGTTGATTTGTGGAATTGCCTTTCTCACTGGGCGGTTTGTACCGTTGGCAGTAGTTGTCATTTTCCCAATTGTTGTAAATATTGTGGCTGTGCATATTTTCCTAGCTCCTGAAGGTTTAGCCGTTGCCCTGTTTCTTTTGTTCTCAACGCTATTTTTAGCTTATCGCAATAAGCATCACTACGAAGGTCTATTCGTAATCAAATCTCTTCCCTCTCCCCATCATGCAAAAGACGGTAGTATTTCCCTCCCTTGA